One region of Sphingomonas bisphenolicum genomic DNA includes:
- a CDS encoding FAD-binding protein: protein MSNWDKQVDILVVGSGAGGMLSALVAAADRADVLIVEKAALWGGTSATSGAGIWIPGSDVAKAAGFEDDLDDAFTYVRGLSADNVPDANIRAYVDNAAPMLRWLMANTPVQYMAFPYPDYHAENPGGSPTGYRTHLPMPLDGKPLGAAIRTQRFPSPAASLFGYLNWHFTETYQLLYRAKGWMQNLTFSMARYWLDWPFRFTSRKDRRLTLGNALTGGLRMALDRRGVPLWLDAPLKELVRDGDRIVGAVIQRDGKPYRIAVRKGVVLAAGGFDKNQAMRETNAPLYSIAQYSGGVTSNTGDSIVAGQAIGADTMNMQSAWAAPVFYVPGEDRGRLCTIERALPGCIMVNQKGDRYLNEAASYHIVGQQMARRQAAHGDAGPSWMVFDHRYRHQFPMGPLYPLIPDWLHRGAVRRILKKGATIEALAGQMGVDPAALASTVTRFNDNAGRGEDPDFHRGEAAYDKMYGDPRQVPNPCLRPIDQGPFYAIPIYPGDIGTNGGLRTNATAQVLDEAGAPIAGLYAVGNNAASAMGESYPGAGVTIGPAMTFGYIAARHMTGGNN from the coding sequence ATGAGCAATTGGGACAAGCAAGTCGATATCCTCGTGGTGGGTTCGGGGGCTGGCGGAATGCTCTCCGCGCTCGTCGCCGCTGCCGACCGGGCGGACGTGCTGATCGTGGAAAAAGCGGCGCTGTGGGGCGGCACTTCCGCCACATCGGGCGCGGGCATCTGGATTCCGGGCAGCGATGTGGCGAAGGCGGCGGGTTTTGAGGATGATCTGGACGACGCCTTCACCTATGTCCGCGGCCTGTCCGCCGACAATGTGCCCGATGCCAATATCCGCGCCTATGTGGACAATGCCGCGCCGATGCTGCGCTGGTTGATGGCCAACACGCCGGTCCAATATATGGCTTTCCCCTATCCCGACTATCATGCCGAAAATCCGGGCGGATCGCCGACAGGCTATCGCACCCATCTGCCCATGCCGCTGGATGGCAAGCCCTTGGGCGCGGCGATCCGCACCCAGCGCTTTCCGTCGCCGGCCGCCAGCCTGTTCGGCTATCTCAACTGGCATTTCACCGAAACCTACCAATTGCTCTATCGCGCCAAGGGCTGGATGCAGAATCTGACTTTCAGCATGGCGCGCTACTGGCTCGACTGGCCCTTCCGGTTCACGTCACGCAAGGACCGGCGGCTGACGCTCGGCAACGCCCTGACCGGCGGCCTGCGCATGGCGCTCGACCGGCGGGGCGTGCCGCTCTGGCTCGACGCGCCGCTCAAGGAACTGGTGCGCGACGGCGATCGGATCGTTGGGGCGGTCATCCAGCGCGACGGCAAGCCCTATCGCATCGCCGTGCGCAAGGGGGTGGTGCTGGCCGCCGGCGGCTTCGACAAGAATCAGGCGATGCGGGAGACCAATGCGCCGCTCTATTCCATTGCGCAATATTCGGGCGGCGTCACCAGCAACACCGGCGACAGCATCGTCGCCGGCCAGGCGATCGGCGCGGACACGATGAATATGCAGTCGGCCTGGGCCGCGCCGGTCTTCTACGTGCCCGGCGAGGATAGAGGGCGGCTTTGCACGATCGAACGGGCGCTGCCGGGTTGCATCATGGTAAACCAGAAAGGCGATCGCTATCTCAACGAAGCGGCTTCCTATCATATTGTGGGCCAGCAGATGGCGCGGCGACAGGCGGCGCATGGCGACGCCGGGCCGAGCTGGATGGTGTTCGACCATCGCTATCGCCATCAATTCCCGATGGGGCCGCTCTATCCGCTTATCCCCGACTGGCTGCATCGCGGCGCGGTGCGTCGCATCCTCAAGAAGGGCGCGACGATCGAGGCATTGGCGGGGCAGATGGGCGTCGACCCCGCGGCCCTCGCGTCGACGGTCACGCGCTTCAACGACAATGCCGGCCGCGGCGAAGATCCCGATTTCCATCGCGGTGAGGCTGCCTATGACAAAATGTATGGCGATCCGCGCCAGGTGCCCAACCCCTGCCTGCGACCGATCGATCAGGGCCCCTTCTATGCCATCCCGATCTATCCGGGTGACATCGGCACCAATGGCGGCCTGCGCACCAATGCGACGGCGCAGGTGCTGGATGAGGCCGGCGCACCGATTGCGGGCCTCTATGCGGTTGGCAACAACGCGGCCTCCGCCATGGGCGAAAGCTATCCGGGGGCAGGCGTGACCATCGGCCCGGCCATGACCTTCGGTTACATCGCGGCCCGGCATATGACGGGCGGCAACAACTGA
- a CDS encoding SDR family oxidoreductase — protein sequence MGQARVAIVTGGTRGIGAAIVRRLLADGYRVATCGRAPPDAPIAVDGREAEFDACDIREQPAVQAWVDAVAARHGRLDLVVNNAGGSPQAEAANASARFSERILQLNLLAPLHVSQAAYPHLRAERGSIVNIASVSAVRPSPDTAIYGAAKAGLVSLTTSLAQEWGPDVRVNAIIVGLIETEQSAMTYGSDAAQQRIAASLPLGRMGRGQDVADAVVFLASPAAAYISGARLEVHGGGERPLFLEIVKQDARQG from the coding sequence GTGGGACAGGCAAGGGTTGCGATCGTGACGGGCGGGACGCGCGGCATCGGCGCGGCGATCGTGCGGCGGTTGCTGGCGGACGGCTATCGGGTCGCGACCTGCGGACGCGCCCCGCCCGACGCGCCGATCGCGGTCGATGGGCGAGAGGCAGAGTTCGATGCCTGTGACATTCGCGAGCAGCCAGCCGTCCAGGCGTGGGTCGATGCCGTGGCGGCCCGTCATGGTCGGCTGGACCTGGTCGTCAACAATGCCGGCGGTTCGCCGCAGGCGGAGGCGGCGAACGCGAGCGCGCGCTTTTCCGAACGCATCCTGCAACTCAACCTGCTGGCCCCGCTGCATGTGTCGCAGGCCGCCTATCCACATTTGCGCGCGGAGCGGGGATCGATCGTCAATATTGCCAGTGTGTCGGCGGTGCGGCCATCTCCCGACACGGCCATCTATGGCGCAGCGAAGGCGGGGCTGGTCAGCCTGACGACCAGCCTGGCGCAGGAATGGGGGCCGGACGTGCGCGTCAACGCGATCATCGTCGGCCTCATTGAAACCGAACAGTCGGCTATGACTTATGGCAGCGACGCCGCGCAGCAACGGATCGCCGCCTCGCTGCCGCTCGGCCGCATGGGGCGGGGGCAGGATGTGGCCGACGCCGTCGTCTTCCTTGCCTCACCCGCGGCCGCTTATATCAGCGGCGCGCGGCTGGAGGTGCATGGCGGCGGCGAGCGGCCGCTATTCCTGGAAATCGTGAAGCAGGACGCCCGGCAGGGCTGA
- a CDS encoding TonB-dependent receptor, whose product MKKIALPIAAMASLLAPAALAQSGTRAADDGAQTSDDIVVTARRREERLQDVPIAVSAVDAAALNSRGLDNVTQVSQIAPNIQFTPGQGGNSGGIAPFIRGVGENDFIITSDPAVGVYIDGVYVARTFGAMTELLGIDRIEVLRGPQGTLFGKNTVGGAINIVSSVPGQEQRVETDLRYGSFNTVRARAYAETPLSDSWSLGVAALGEFGEGWQKIPSGDNLGNRNVVGGKLALHYRGATIDALLQADGLRRRQHSAPHSMVAFTPTFLSGLQSAFIAPCCTVPGDIDRTDSTAALNKDETDAFNSSLTLTADVGPATLKSITAYRHVDALFGRDGDASSTVNYAGDIHDEQARQISQELQLSLDLGGRGALLLGAFAYREKTRDNTRLVVADGLYPRLIAAGFDPALATALDFNIDFRNRQRTDNLALFANGNYEILDNLSLELGARYTWEKKRFTQSAMRIYANQPLLAGTPSYTLEKSWDAFTPRASLSYKVRPNLLTYASFSKGFRSGGFNGRPTSLEEIGSYDPEHLTAYEAGIKAGFGRIATINLAVFRNAYRDQQILVSTVSPTSGLLVVRNENAGRSRIQGIELEGNFRVSRHFTLTSALGLLDAKYLSYMSVINGVPTDVSNRSLKQAPDITANASAVYQTALSEGLDGLIRVDVAYKSAVFVDAENTALLRQPDHAIVNASAELRLSDRGLSLRAGVDNLTNRRIITAGYDASTSFGFTEAYYSPPRRYSLTLAWRR is encoded by the coding sequence ATGAAGAAGATCGCTTTGCCCATAGCAGCCATGGCGTCCCTGCTCGCGCCTGCCGCGCTGGCACAATCCGGCACGCGCGCCGCCGACGACGGCGCCCAAACCAGCGACGACATCGTCGTGACCGCCCGCCGCCGCGAGGAGCGGCTGCAGGATGTGCCGATCGCGGTCAGCGCCGTCGATGCCGCCGCGCTGAACAGCCGCGGCCTCGACAATGTGACACAGGTCAGCCAGATCGCGCCCAATATCCAGTTCACGCCGGGCCAGGGCGGCAATAGCGGCGGCATCGCTCCCTTCATCCGGGGCGTGGGCGAAAACGACTTCATCATCACCTCCGACCCGGCGGTCGGCGTCTATATCGACGGAGTCTATGTCGCCCGCACCTTCGGCGCGATGACGGAATTGCTGGGGATCGACCGGATCGAGGTGCTGCGGGGGCCGCAAGGCACGCTGTTCGGCAAGAATACGGTCGGCGGGGCGATCAACATCGTCTCGTCGGTTCCCGGCCAGGAGCAGCGGGTCGAAACGGACCTGCGCTACGGCTCCTTCAATACGGTGCGGGCGCGGGCCTATGCCGAAACGCCCCTGTCCGACAGCTGGTCGCTGGGCGTGGCGGCGCTAGGCGAATTTGGCGAGGGCTGGCAGAAAATCCCCTCGGGCGACAATCTGGGCAACCGCAATGTCGTCGGCGGCAAGCTGGCGCTACATTATAGGGGCGCGACGATCGATGCGCTTCTGCAGGCCGATGGATTGCGCCGCCGCCAGCATAGCGCGCCCCACAGCATGGTCGCCTTCACCCCCACCTTCCTGTCCGGGCTGCAATCCGCTTTCATCGCGCCCTGCTGCACCGTACCCGGCGATATCGACCGGACGGACAGCACCGCCGCGCTCAACAAGGATGAAACCGACGCCTTCAACAGCTCCCTGACTCTGACCGCCGATGTGGGGCCCGCGACCCTGAAGTCGATCACCGCCTATCGCCATGTCGACGCCCTGTTCGGGCGCGACGGCGACGCATCGTCCACCGTCAATTATGCAGGCGACATTCATGACGAACAGGCCCGCCAGATCAGCCAGGAACTCCAATTGTCGCTCGACCTGGGCGGCCGTGGCGCGCTGCTGCTGGGCGCGTTCGCCTATCGGGAGAAGACGCGCGACAATACCCGGCTGGTCGTGGCGGACGGGCTCTATCCCCGGCTGATCGCCGCCGGTTTCGACCCGGCGCTCGCGACCGCGCTCGATTTCAACATTGATTTCCGCAACCGGCAGCGGACCGACAATCTGGCGCTGTTCGCCAACGGCAATTATGAGATATTGGACAATCTCTCGCTGGAACTGGGCGCGCGCTACACCTGGGAGAAGAAACGCTTCACCCAGTCGGCGATGCGCATCTACGCCAACCAGCCACTATTGGCGGGCACACCCAGCTACACGCTGGAAAAGAGCTGGGACGCTTTCACGCCCCGCGCGTCGCTGTCCTACAAGGTCAGGCCGAACCTGCTGACCTACGCCTCCTTCTCGAAGGGCTTCCGGTCCGGCGGCTTCAACGGGCGGCCCACCTCGCTGGAAGAGATCGGCTCCTATGATCCCGAACATCTGACCGCCTATGAGGCCGGGATCAAGGCCGGATTCGGCCGGATCGCCACCATCAACCTGGCGGTGTTCCGCAACGCCTATCGCGACCAGCAAATCCTAGTATCGACGGTCAGTCCGACTTCCGGCCTGCTCGTGGTCCGTAACGAAAATGCCGGGCGCTCGCGTATTCAGGGCATAGAGCTGGAGGGCAATTTCCGGGTATCGCGCCACTTCACGCTGACCAGTGCGCTCGGCCTGCTTGACGCCAAATATCTGAGCTATATGTCCGTCATCAACGGCGTGCCGACCGACGTCAGCAACCGCAGCCTGAAGCAGGCGCCGGATATCACCGCCAATGCCAGCGCCGTCTATCAAACCGCCCTGAGCGAGGGGCTGGACGGCCTGATTCGCGTCGATGTCGCCTATAAAAGCGCGGTGTTCGTTGACGCCGAAAATACGGCGCTGCTGCGCCAGCCCGATCATGCCATCGTCAATGCCAGCGCGGAACTGCGGCTAAGCGATCGCGGCCTGTCTCTGAGGGCGGGGGTCGACAACCTCACCAACCGGCGGATCATCACCGCAGGCTATGACGCCAGCACCAGCTTCGGCTTTACCGAAGCCTATTATTCGCCGCCGCGCCGCTACAGCCTCACCCTTGCCTGGCGGCGCTGA
- a CDS encoding nuclear transport factor 2 family protein has translation MAYTLQQLSDMEDIRTLKHRYFRGIDTADMGLLASLFTDDISVDYRGGTYRARLSGRDNMLAFLANSFHSGVMAMHHGHMPEITLTGDDEAEGIWYLEDIFIDVENALHTVGTAIYRDRYRREAGSWHIASTEYDRVIEMVSPLDPRQQITAHHLASAGRKPAERSDISHLIEWEAA, from the coding sequence ATGGCATACACGCTTCAGCAGCTCAGCGATATGGAGGATATCCGAACGCTCAAACATCGTTATTTCCGGGGTATCGACACCGCCGATATGGGCTTGCTGGCGTCGCTGTTCACCGACGATATCAGCGTGGATTATCGCGGCGGCACCTATCGCGCGCGGCTGTCGGGCCGGGACAATATGCTCGCCTTCCTGGCCAACAGTTTCCATTCGGGCGTGATGGCGATGCATCATGGCCATATGCCCGAAATTACCCTGACCGGCGACGATGAGGCCGAGGGCATATGGTATCTGGAAGACATCTTCATCGATGTCGAAAACGCGCTGCATACGGTGGGCACCGCCATCTATCGCGACCGGTATAGGCGCGAAGCCGGAAGCTGGCATATCGCAAGCACCGAATATGACCGGGTGATCGAAATGGTGTCGCCGCTTGATCCCAGGCAGCAGATCACCGCGCATCATCTGGCCAGCGCCGGCCGCAAGCCGGCCGAACGCAGCGACATCAGCCATCTGATCGAATGGGAAGCAGCCTGA
- a CDS encoding TonB-dependent receptor codes for MPKGYAHAALQLLLGASSLAIAGQAIAQSAAEPSAPGLDEIVVTAQKRAQNLQDVPIAISAIGAEKIEQLGIKDSRDLSGLAPNVVITQGTVSNSAAVFSMRGISNGGSESFGVDAANGLYVDGVYIARGGAMGLSVMDVERVEVLRGPQGTLFGRNTTGGAIHFISRAPSSTFRLKAEAGYGNFNAWNGKIVVDPGAIAGISTSFAYSHSERDGLVDNILQPSDSKDPGARKSDAIRAAARIDLGGTGSIQYMFDWSRISGTPLPFILTNVSNGAARPPVIVNGQPVVQTQQAPVAQYLAGATFANPACAALAAPSRTYRHEVCNNVLSHALDKSWGHNLQVQNDFDAFKVKSTTGYRFWNSDTLTDLDGIGAFSGPAFSNATLFNGMPASLLQFIPSIPAAARPFIAAAAVPSITQDLFDIDNHRRHKQFSQEIEISGDTSTLDWVVGGFYFWEKGSEDGFQNSGFILDTNSIFLANFGPLGPAFAAANPARYRMVQTRARLAYTTSAESTAVYGQFTFYPGGRDSGLRLTAGGRYTWDAKRMLRVQNGAAPLAVPEAGDAKFSKFTWNLMAGYDVADGINLYARAATGYRSGGFNSQDPAITGTNQLGSFKPEKVTSYEIGLKSELFDRRLRFNVAAYHNIYDDLAVLGPVTNAPVGTFATRIINAGKVVYNGVEVETQAILSDNFSLDGSIGYIDIKYKEFLAGQSPTPGAPPVNIASVVTPGFTSPLTANAALNAQFPLNWGNATLRGRIGYTHEDGKYNFSSSIGSPFNEQIKGDAIDLVDVQIGIDGIPLGNAAGEVKLWVKNLTNAKDFVRSIDYGQLGFAGGYYAEPRTYGVTIGAKF; via the coding sequence ATGCCCAAAGGCTACGCACATGCGGCGCTTCAACTGTTGCTCGGCGCGAGCAGCCTGGCGATCGCGGGTCAGGCGATCGCACAGAGTGCCGCCGAACCATCAGCCCCCGGTCTCGACGAGATCGTGGTGACGGCACAGAAGCGCGCGCAGAATCTGCAGGATGTGCCGATCGCGATCAGCGCCATCGGCGCGGAGAAGATCGAGCAACTGGGCATCAAGGATTCGCGCGACCTGAGCGGCCTTGCCCCGAACGTCGTCATCACCCAGGGCACGGTCAGCAACAGCGCCGCGGTCTTTTCCATGCGCGGCATCTCCAACGGCGGCAGCGAGAGCTTCGGCGTGGATGCGGCCAACGGCCTTTATGTCGATGGCGTCTATATTGCACGCGGCGGCGCCATGGGCCTGTCCGTCATGGATGTCGAGCGGGTGGAAGTGCTGCGCGGTCCGCAGGGCACGCTGTTCGGCCGCAACACCACCGGCGGCGCGATCCATTTCATCTCCCGCGCGCCGTCCTCGACCTTCCGGCTGAAGGCGGAAGCGGGCTATGGCAATTTCAATGCGTGGAACGGCAAGATCGTAGTCGATCCGGGTGCAATCGCCGGCATCTCGACCAGCTTCGCCTACAGCCATAGCGAGCGCGACGGGCTGGTCGACAATATCCTGCAGCCCAGCGATTCCAAAGATCCCGGCGCCCGCAAGTCGGACGCGATCCGGGCCGCGGCTCGCATCGACCTGGGCGGCACCGGCAGCATCCAATATATGTTCGACTGGAGCCGGATCAGCGGCACACCCCTCCCCTTCATCCTGACCAATGTGTCGAACGGCGCGGCTCGCCCGCCAGTCATCGTCAACGGTCAGCCGGTGGTGCAGACGCAGCAGGCGCCAGTCGCCCAATATCTGGCGGGCGCGACATTCGCCAATCCGGCCTGCGCAGCGCTGGCAGCGCCTTCGCGCACTTACCGGCATGAAGTGTGCAACAACGTCCTCAGCCATGCGCTCGACAAGAGTTGGGGCCATAATCTGCAGGTCCAGAACGATTTCGATGCCTTCAAGGTCAAATCGACCACCGGCTATCGCTTCTGGAACAGCGACACGCTGACCGATCTGGACGGCATCGGCGCGTTCAGCGGTCCGGCTTTCTCCAACGCAACTCTGTTCAACGGGATGCCTGCGTCGCTGCTGCAGTTCATCCCGTCGATCCCGGCCGCAGCCCGGCCTTTCATCGCCGCCGCCGCCGTGCCGAGCATTACGCAAGACCTGTTCGACATCGACAATCATCGCCGGCACAAGCAGTTCAGCCAGGAAATCGAGATTTCCGGCGACACAAGCACGCTCGACTGGGTCGTGGGCGGTTTCTACTTCTGGGAGAAGGGGTCAGAAGACGGTTTCCAGAATAGCGGCTTCATCCTCGACACAAACAGCATCTTCCTTGCCAATTTCGGGCCATTGGGGCCGGCCTTCGCCGCCGCCAACCCGGCGCGCTACCGCATGGTGCAGACCCGCGCGCGCCTGGCCTATACCACATCGGCGGAAAGCACGGCCGTCTATGGTCAGTTCACTTTCTATCCGGGTGGACGGGACAGCGGCCTGCGCCTGACCGCCGGCGGCCGCTACACCTGGGACGCCAAGCGCATGTTGCGCGTCCAGAATGGTGCAGCGCCGCTGGCGGTGCCGGAAGCGGGCGATGCCAAATTCAGCAAGTTCACCTGGAACCTGATGGCGGGCTATGACGTGGCCGACGGTATCAATCTCTACGCCCGCGCCGCCACCGGCTATCGTTCGGGCGGCTTCAATTCGCAAGACCCGGCGATCACCGGCACCAACCAGCTTGGCAGCTTCAAGCCGGAAAAGGTGACATCCTACGAAATCGGATTGAAGAGCGAATTGTTCGACCGCCGCCTTCGCTTCAACGTCGCTGCCTATCATAATATCTATGACGATCTGGCCGTCCTAGGCCCGGTGACCAATGCACCGGTGGGCACCTTCGCCACCCGGATCATCAATGCCGGCAAGGTCGTCTATAATGGCGTCGAGGTCGAAACCCAGGCGATATTGAGCGATAATTTCTCGCTCGACGGCAGCATCGGCTATATCGACATCAAATATAAGGAATTCCTGGCCGGTCAGTCGCCGACACCCGGCGCACCGCCGGTCAATATCGCATCGGTCGTGACACCCGGCTTTACGTCGCCGCTAACCGCAAACGCGGCGCTGAATGCCCAATTTCCGCTCAACTGGGGCAATGCCACGCTCCGCGGGCGCATCGGCTATACCCACGAAGACGGCAAATATAATTTCAGCAGCTCGATCGGGTCGCCCTTCAATGAACAGATCAAGGGCGATGCCATCGACTTGGTCGACGTCCAGATTGGCATCGACGGCATTCCGCTGGGCAATGCGGCCGGCGAGGTCAAGCTCTGGGTCAAGAACCTGACCAATGCCAAGGATTTCGTGCGCAGCATCGATTATGGGCAGCTGGGCTTTGCCGGCGGCTATTATGCCGAACCGCGCACCTATGGCGTCACCATCGGCGCCAAATTCTGA
- a CDS encoding nuclear transport factor 2 family protein, which translates to MSVDLEQLVARIAALEDMQAIRQLKARYLRACDLKLVDGVRDAFLPGKVRIAYQNFPVFTDREDFVSIFEQMACQGGVYDIHHATNADISLISDSEARGLWSLNFRTILLSTRSVTRLAVEYEDVYRKRDGRWWIAESVSRVTSCLSEEIGADGASRYILWGEVPAQPADAAA; encoded by the coding sequence ATGTCGGTCGATCTGGAACAACTCGTAGCGCGCATCGCGGCGCTGGAAGATATGCAGGCCATCCGCCAGTTGAAGGCGCGCTATCTGCGGGCGTGCGATCTCAAGCTGGTGGATGGCGTGCGCGACGCCTTTCTGCCGGGCAAGGTGCGGATCGCCTATCAGAATTTTCCGGTCTTCACCGATCGCGAGGATTTCGTTAGCATCTTCGAGCAGATGGCCTGTCAGGGCGGCGTCTACGACATTCATCACGCCACCAATGCGGACATCAGCCTGATAAGCGATAGCGAAGCGCGCGGGCTATGGTCGTTGAACTTCCGCACCATCCTGCTGTCGACCCGGTCGGTCACGCGCCTCGCGGTGGAATATGAGGATGTCTATCGCAAGCGGGACGGGCGCTGGTGGATCGCGGAATCGGTCAGCCGGGTCACATCCTGCCTTTCGGAGGAAATCGGAGCCGATGGCGCATCGCGCTACATCCTATGGGGCGAAGTTCCGGCCCAGCCGGCCGATGCCGCCGCCTGA
- a CDS encoding SDR family NAD(P)-dependent oxidoreductase produces MLQGKVALITGAGQGIGQGIALALASEGVDIILAGRTLEKLAQTAQLVAERGARALPIACNVKSADDLAAAVDLAVRDLGGIDILVNNAQEVPLGPLVDVSDDAFMAGFESGPLASFRLMKLARPHMVARGGGTIFNFTSSAGIRWDMATYGAYGAVKQATRALTRAAASEWGRDNIRVLTIAPHAESPGLKGWMEHNPEEAEAFFRTIPLGRVGRLEQDIGRAIVALCGSDLAYLTGATIPLDGGQANFG; encoded by the coding sequence ATGTTGCAAGGCAAGGTTGCACTGATTACCGGAGCGGGGCAAGGGATCGGTCAAGGCATCGCCCTTGCCCTGGCGAGCGAGGGCGTCGATATCATCCTGGCCGGGCGGACGCTGGAGAAGCTGGCGCAAACGGCTCAGCTTGTGGCGGAACGCGGCGCGCGCGCGCTGCCGATCGCCTGCAACGTCAAGTCCGCTGACGATCTCGCCGCGGCGGTGGATCTGGCGGTACGCGATCTTGGCGGCATCGACATCCTCGTCAACAATGCGCAGGAGGTGCCGCTCGGCCCACTGGTGGATGTATCGGACGATGCTTTCATGGCGGGATTTGAATCCGGACCGCTGGCCTCCTTCCGGCTGATGAAGCTGGCGCGTCCCCATATGGTGGCGCGCGGCGGCGGCACCATTTTCAACTTCACCTCGTCGGCCGGCATCCGCTGGGACATGGCGACCTACGGCGCCTATGGCGCGGTCAAGCAGGCGACACGCGCGCTGACCCGCGCGGCGGCATCGGAATGGGGGCGCGACAATATCCGCGTCCTCACTATCGCCCCCCATGCTGAATCCCCCGGCCTCAAAGGGTGGATGGAACATAACCCGGAGGAGGCCGAAGCCTTTTTCCGCACAATCCCGCTGGGCCGGGTCGGGCGGCTGGAGCAGGATATCGGCCGTGCGATCGTGGCGTTGTGCGGCAGCGACCTTGCCTATCTGACCGGCGCCACCATCCCGCTGGATGGCGGCCAGGCGAATTTCGGCTGA
- a CDS encoding glucose 1-dehydrogenase, which translates to MIDYGLQGKVALVTGAGGGIGRAAALAFARSGASVLVSDVNDEGGRATVALIEAQGGKAAFQHCDVSDSAQVKAMVAAAVHHFGRLDCAFNNAGITNIAADEYDEAVWGRAIGINLTGVMLCMREEAEVMLTQGGGAIVNTASINGLVGNPSQPAYVASKHGVVGLTRHGALRWAKAGIRVNAVCPGVIVTPMTAPLVAKEDMRQLLDSMTPMGRMGQAEEVAEAVVWLCSGAASFVTGHPMVVDGGATAV; encoded by the coding sequence ATGATCGATTATGGCCTTCAGGGCAAGGTGGCGCTGGTCACGGGTGCGGGCGGCGGCATTGGCCGCGCCGCCGCGCTGGCCTTTGCGCGGTCGGGCGCGTCAGTGCTGGTCAGCGACGTGAATGACGAGGGCGGCCGTGCAACGGTGGCCCTCATCGAGGCGCAGGGTGGCAAGGCCGCCTTCCAGCATTGCGATGTGAGCGACAGCGCGCAGGTGAAGGCGATGGTCGCCGCCGCGGTCCACCATTTCGGTCGCCTCGATTGCGCCTTCAACAACGCCGGCATCACCAATATCGCGGCGGACGAATATGACGAAGCCGTGTGGGGCCGGGCGATCGGCATCAATTTGACCGGCGTCATGCTATGTATGCGCGAAGAGGCGGAGGTCATGCTGACGCAGGGCGGCGGCGCGATCGTCAATACGGCTTCGATCAACGGCCTCGTCGGCAATCCCAGCCAGCCCGCCTATGTCGCGTCCAAACATGGTGTCGTCGGCCTGACCCGCCATGGCGCGCTGCGCTGGGCGAAGGCCGGCATTCGCGTCAATGCCGTATGTCCCGGCGTGATCGTCACGCCGATGACCGCGCCGCTGGTCGCCAAGGAGGATATGCGCCAGTTGCTGGATTCCATGACGCCCATGGGGCGGATGGGGCAGGCGGAGGAAGTGGCCGAGGCGGTCGTCTGGCTCTGTTCGGGCGCTGCCAGCTTCGTGACCGGGCATCCGATGGTCGTGGACGGCGGCGCGACCGCGGTCTGA
- a CDS encoding EthD domain-containing protein gives MEKLICALWAPEGETRAAYGAYLVEHLPGALAAAGGLGIRLNIRDARVEPATALVQQWQAPQQDAIVQFWLPSANARFRGAIDAVLAAHSGRFAAWLVAESTIIANSAYPPEAGRACAGWSQASFISFRPDMDRAEAIAHWHGHHTRVAIETQANFEYVQNIIVRPLTPDAPAYDAFVEECFSDAAMTDPHAFFDAVGNEAKFAQNLSAMMESCAGFIDFSRIDVIPTSQFDFAGRD, from the coding sequence ATGGAAAAATTGATCTGCGCCCTCTGGGCCCCCGAGGGCGAAACGCGCGCGGCCTATGGCGCCTATCTGGTGGAGCATCTGCCCGGCGCGCTCGCGGCGGCAGGCGGCCTTGGCATCCGGCTCAATATCCGGGATGCGCGGGTCGAACCGGCGACCGCGCTCGTCCAGCAATGGCAGGCCCCGCAACAGGATGCGATCGTGCAATTCTGGCTACCCTCCGCCAATGCGCGGTTTCGCGGCGCGATCGACGCCGTGCTGGCCGCACATAGCGGGCGTTTCGCGGCATGGCTGGTCGCGGAATCGACCATCATCGCCAACAGCGCGTATCCACCGGAAGCGGGTCGGGCCTGTGCGGGCTGGAGCCAGGCGAGCTTCATCAGCTTCCGGCCAGACATGGACCGGGCGGAAGCGATCGCCCATTGGCACGGCCATCATACGCGAGTGGCGATCGAAACGCAGGCGAATTTCGAATATGTCCAGAACATCATCGTCCGGCCGCTGACTCCCGACGCGCCTGCCTATGACGCCTTTGTCGAGGAATGTTTTTCGGACGCGGCGATGACAGATCCCCATGCTTTCTTCGATGCGGTCGGCAACGAGGCCAAATTCGCGCAAAATCTCAGCGCGATGATGGAAAGCTGCGCTGGCTTCATCGATTTCAGCCGGATCGACGTCATCCCCACCAGCCAGTTCGACTTCGCCGGACGGGATTGA